The DNA segment AAGGCGGGAACCGTTTCGGCGACTTGCTTGAAGAGATCCTCGATGAGGAACAGCGGGCTCTTTTCGCCGGTGATGGCGGCGGTGAGGTCGCGGAGGATTTCCCAGTCGTCGCGGGCCTGTCCCGGCAGTTCGTTGGCCCGGTTGAGGCGTTGCAGGCGGCCGCTCAGGTTCACCATCGAGCCGCGTTTCTCGGTGAAAGCGGCGGATGGCAGGACGATGTGGGCGTTCTCCGCGGTCGGGTTCGCCAGAATGTGGGATTGGATCAGCAGCTTCAGTTCCGAAAGGTCGTCGTGGGTGAAATCCGCGTCGGCGATGAGGTCCTCACCGAATACGAGGAGCGCCTTGATGGCGCCGCGGCGGACGCCCTCGCGGATGGCGGAAAGGTCGGCGTAGGGATCTTCCAGACCCAGCACCAGCTTCGCGCCGGTGGTGTTCGGGTTGCGGTCGGCGGCGACCAGCAACTTGTCCGCCTCACCCGTGCGCGGGACCAGGGAAAGGTGGCTGGTGCCGATGGTTTGCGTGAGCTTTTTGACGAGGAACAGCTCCTCGTTGGTCATTCGGCCGGAGGCGATGACCGCCACTTCGTCCGGGGAGAGGGTCTTGAGAACGGTGGCGGCGGTGGCGTGGGCGTCCGCCCATGGGACCACTTCGTGGACGGGTCCTTGCTTCACCAGCGGCTCGGTCAGGCGGGCGTCGCTGTTGATGTAGTGGAAATTCAGGCGGTGGGAGTCCGGCATCCAGTTGCTGTTCACGCCGTCATTCTGGCGCGGGGTGATGCGGTGGATGGTGTTGCCGCGGTTCCAGACGGTGATGTTGGTGCCAGTGCCGCAGTTCACGTCGATGGTCGGCGTTTCCTTGAGGAACCAGACCCGCATCTGGAAGCGGAAGTCATTGGAAGTCAGTGCTCCGACCGGGCAGATGTCCGCCGTGTTGAGGGAGTAGTTGGAGTCCAGCAGGCGTCCAGGGTGGACGGTCAGGGTGGTGTGGGTGCCGCGTTGGGTGAAGCCCAGCACCGGATCCCCGGCCACCTCATCCATGAAGCGGATGCAGCGGCTGCACATGATGCAGCGCTCGTCATCCAGCCGGATGCGCGGGCCGATATCGACGTTCTTCGGCTTCTTCACCTTCATGTCCACGAAGCGGGAAACGCCGCGTCCGTGGTCCACGGAGTGTTCCTGCAGGCGGCACTCGCCGGCCTGGTCACAGATCGGGCAGTCCAGCGGGTGGTTGATGAGGAGGAACTCCATCACGCCCTCGCGGCATTTCTCGACCAGCTCTCCCTGGGTGCGGATGCCCATGTTTTCGCCGACGGTGTTCGCGCAGGCGATGGCCGGACGGGGCATCCAGCCGATGTTTTCGTAGCCGTCTTCGTCACGCTTCGGTTCCTCACCGGGAGCCGGACGGGGTGGCATGCCCATCTGTACCAGGCACATACGGCAATTGCCGGGGACGGAAAGCTTCGGGTGGTAGCAATAATGCGGGACCAGCGCGCCCACCTGGCGGCATGCCTCGATCATCCGGGTGCCACGGGGAAATTGGTGCCATGTGCCGTTGATCTGGACATTCACCATGCCCTTTTCGGCGGCTAGGTCTTTTGGAAGCTTGATTTCCGCGGTCGCCGAAGGTGTGTCGCTCATGGCTGGTGAAAGGCACTGAATCCCGACGGATGATCATTTCCGGCGGGTTCGCGCGCGAATATGTCAATCCGCCCATGAACGGGCAAGCGTGCTTTGTGAAATTTTTCACAAGCTGGCAATAGGGAGGCAGGATCGGCGTGGCGGAGCCGGCGGTTGGCGTTCTTGCCAATTTTCCACCCTAGGGCTAGGATGCTCCTATGACGGCGGTGCCAAAGCATCATCATCTGGGTATCGAGGAATACCTGGCTGGCGAACTGACGTCCGAGACCAAGCATGAATATCTCGGGGGAGCGGTGCATGCGATGGCCGGGGCGTCCAACCGCCACAATGAGATCTCCTCAAACATCATGGTCTCGCTTGGTTCAGGACTTCGTGGAAAATCCTGCCGGGTCTTCAATAGCGACACGAAGGTCCGCATTGAGCTGACCAGCCAAACCCGCTTCTACTACCCGGATGCGATGGTCGTTTGCCAGAAGAGCCAGGATTCGGAGCAATTCCAGCAATGGCCTGCTGTGATCGTGGAGGTCCTCAGCGATTCGACGCGGCGGACCGACCTGACGGAGAAGAAAGAAGCGTACCTGACGATCCCGTCGCTCAAGGTCCTGATCTTCGTCGAATCTGACGAACCTCTGGTGCTGGTCCATCGGCGCGGTCCCAGCGGAGGATTTACCAGGGAGGAGTATTTCGGATTGGAGAAATCAGTGCCGTTGCCGGAGGTCGAGACGGAACTGAAATTGGCGGAGATCTACGAGCGGGTGGAGTTCTGAGAGCTGGACGCCCCAGTCCCCCCGACCTCCGTTATTTCCCACCGGCCAGCCGCCGCCGCGTTTCCTCATCCACCGGCTCGCACAGGCGGTAGCCGTCACCGTGGCTGGGGATGGTCATCAGCAGGGCGTCCCGTTCGTAGGGTGAGGGGAAATCGAGACCGATGAGCGCGCGGCCGATGCGTTCGCCGGACTGGCGATAGTTGAAGTAGCAGAGGTTCGCGTTGCCCTGGATCCGCTGGCCGAGGAAGTCGTGGAGCGCGCCCTTCCGTTCATAGAAGTCCAGCCGCAGAAAGGCGGGGTTCCTGAGCAGGTCGCTGCGTAGTGGAATGGCGCGGAAGTCGATGTCGATGGCCCCGGTGAGGTCCTGCCAAGCAAACCCGGCGGCATCCAGTTTTGCGGGGACCCCATCCAGGACGGCTGCGTCGTCCGCGGCGATGGTGAAGGCGGGCCACGCCTCCGCTTCGTCGGTCTTTCCGTATTGGAAGTCGGTGATGTTCACTCCGTCGAAGCAGGTGTCCAGCAACTCCAGCATGGTGCCCGGTCGCTCCGGGATCCTCACGCGCAGCGTGCGGCTGATCTGGTTGGAGGCGCCCTGTGACTGGGCGATGAGGCCGAGCTGGAGGAAATCCACGTTCGAGCCGGAGACAACGATGAGCACTTTCTTTCCCTTGAGCGCCTCGCGGTTCTTGATGACGGCGGCCAGACCCAGCGCGCCGGACGGCTCGGAGACGCAACGCAGCGTTTCCCACAGCGTGCGGATGGCGTGGCTGACCTCCGTGTTGGTGACGGTCTCGATGCGGTCCAGCGTTTCACGGAGGATCTGGAATGGGAATTCGCCCGCCTTGCGGACGGCGGTTCCGTCGCAGAACAGATCTACGTTTTCCAGTGAGATGGGTTTCCCCGCCTCCAGCGCGGCTTTCATCGACGCCTGGCCGATGCCCTCCACGCCGATGATTTCAATACCCGGCCAATAGGTCTTCAGCCAGGTGGAAACCCCGGCCGCCATCCCGCCACCGCCGATCTGGAGGTAGGCGGCGTCAAACGGGCCGTGGCCGGAAAGGACGACTTCATCCGCGAGCGTGCCTTGTCCCGCCATCACCTTCACGTCGTCGTAGGCGTGGACATAGACGGCTCCGCTCTGCGCTTCATCGGCGCGGGCGGCTTGCACCGCCTCGTCATAGGAGTCTCCGGAAAGGTGGATCTCCACGAACTCCCCGCCGTGGTGGAGGACGGCGGATTGTTTCACCCGCGGGGTGGAGCGCGGCATGTAGATGCGCGCCCGGATGCCCAGCGACTTCGCCGCCAGCGCGATGCCCTGCGCGTGGTTGCCCGCGGAGGCGGTGACCACTCCCTTCGCGGCTTCCTGCGGTGCCAGCACCGCCATGCGGTTGCAGGCGCCGCGCCACTTGTAGGACTTCACCGCGCACAGGTCCTCCCGCTTCACCCATACCTCGGGTCCGTCGGGAATAATGATGCGCTCGAGAGGAGTTGGCTGGCCGAAACGATAGACACGCTCCCTGGCAAAGAGCGTTTCCTGGCGGAGTTGTCGGTCGAGCGGGAGATCCTCGCGTTCCATGATGCGCGGAGTCTTGCCCGCCCCGCCGGACCCGGCAAGCGCGGTGCGGCGGGAAATTCACGGATTGCCATGCCGCGTGATTCCGGAATGCTGCCGCCATGGAACATCCGAACGATCCCCTGCACGGCATCACGCTGGAAGCCGTGCTGCGCAAGATGGTGGACCGCTACGGCTGGGAAACGCTGGCCGACCGCATCCCGATCCGCTGCTTCATGTTCGACCCCACCATCAAGTCCAGCCTCACCTTTCTCCGGAAGACTCCATGGGCGCGGAAGAAGCTGGAGGACTGGTATGTCTATGATGCGGTCCGGAAAGTGAAGTAAGGAGGGAGGACACTCCTGTCCTCCGGCTGCAACAGGAACGCAAAGCAAAGGCATCTCAAAATAGATCCGCCTTTTATCTGCCATTGCCAATGCCGCCGGTGGACAGGAGTGTCCACCCTCCTTACTCGGCTGCAATGGGAACACAGAGCAAAGGCATCTCAGAATAGATCCGCCTCTTACCTGCCATCGCCAATGCCGCCGGTGGACAGGAGTGTCCACCCTCCTTACTCGGCTGCAATGGGAACACAGAGCAAAGGCATCTCAAGATAGATCCGCCTCTTACCTGCCATCGCCAATGCCGCCGGTGGACAAGTGTCCACCCTCCCTACCTCAGGTTCTCCCGGCACCACACGATGCCGCGCTCCAGCTCCGCTTTCTGGTAAGCCTGCTCCGCCGCCTTCTTGTCTCCCTCCGGTTTGAAAGACGGGATGGCCTTCCCCTGTTTCGCCAGCGCCAGGAACTTCGCGAAGCCCCGCGCGGAGACGTTCTCGTAGCCGTTCCAGAACTCAGGCTTCAGGTAAGTGAACGGGCGGTTGATGCCACTGATGATCTCCAGGATGAAAGGCGCGCCGGGAGCCAGCTCCGCGAATCGCTTCGCATACGCCTTCATGTCCGTCTGTCCCTCACCGATGGACGTCCACGCGACCTGTGCTCCGTCGCCATCCTCCCAGATGATGTTGTTCCGGATGCCGGAGCAGACGGTGTAGGGTCCCAGCACTTCCAGATTCTCCATGGGATCTTCCAGCGCCCATGCGGCGTTGCCGCTGTCAATGGTGCAGCCGACGAAATCCCGGCCCGCCTCCTCGATGAGGTCGCGCAGTTCATACGATTGCATGTCCCCCGCGTGGTTCTCGATGGCGATCTTCACCCCGTGATCGATGGCGAAGCTGCGGACGTTCTTCAGCACGGCCAGCGTGTCCTTGTTCCGCGCCTTGATGCCGCCGGGGCTTTTCCGGTCATCGGCAAAGCCCTGGTAGCAGCGCGCCACCGGTGAGCCGAGCGCCTTCGCCACGCGGATGGTGAGCTTGAGGTGTTCCTCCGCCGTGCCCCACTTGTCGGAGAAACGGTGCGCGGTGGGACAGATGCCGCCGGTGCCGGCGTAGAGAGCGATGTTGAGATCCGCCGCCTTTCTCCGAAGATCGTCCAGATAGGCGTCGGTGTGGTTCTCATACACATCCAGGTCGGAAAGGAGCAGGCAATCCACCTTCTGTTCCGCCGCGTAGTCGATGAGTGGTCCGGCTTTGAGTCCCAGCGCGCGGATCGAGAAATTGTCGAAGCCGACCTTCATCTTCGCCCCCTCTGCTGCGGCGGCCGTGGCGGCATTGGCGAAAGGTGCGGCGATGGCCGCTGCGGCGGTGGTCTTCAGGAACGAACGGCGGTGCATGGTGGTCTCCGGGCTAGAAAGATGATGTCGCGGACGGAATTTCGGACAAGCTCCGAAGTGTGAGATCCGGTGTGCATTCTCCGGGACGGAGGGATCCGGAATGGCCGGCGAAGAGCGCGGTGCGGAATCCCGCCGCCTGCGCGGGCAGGATGTCCTGCCGGGGATCGTTCCCGACGAAAAGCGTCTCCGCCGGGGAAATGCCGCACGCCTCCAACCTCCGCACCAGCAGTTGGAACAGCTCCGGTGATGGCTTCGCGAGGCCATGCTGGTAGGAAAGAAGGGTCAGCTCCGGGACCAGCAGATGGGTGACCGCGCCGAGCGTGCCGTCCAGGGCAGGCAGCGTGTTGGCCTGGGCGTTCGACAGCACGCCGAGCGTCACGCCCTCCGCGGAAAGGCGCTGGAGAGTTTCCCGCGCGCGGGGCATCGGCTCGCACGGATGCCATGCGTTCTCCACCGCCGTGATGAGGTCCGTCACATCCTCCGTGGTGCCCAGCACTTCCTGCCAGACCTGCATCAGATCGATCTCCGGATGGGCATGCCCCGACTCCGCATGGTGGCGGCGGACGGCTGCATGCAGCACGGCCGTTGGCGAATCCCCTAGATCATGCCCGGCTGCGGAAAGGATTTCCCGCAGTGCCGGATCGAATGCCGGATCGTGCTTCACCGCTCCCGGCGGGGCGATGAGCAGCGTGCCGTAGATGTCGAAGATGACCGCGCGGATCTTCGCGATGGATGTGCGGAGGAAATGGAAATTCTCCGGCGAAAGGTAGGCGTCCAGCACACGTTCAGGATCGGCATACCCCACGGCACCTGGCGCACGCCCGGACAGCGATGCGTAGTATGAGATGAGTTTTCTCCCATACTCTCCTTCCGGAATGCCCTGCCCCGTGTAAGGCGCGGGTGGCTGTGCCAGCGCCTCCCGCATCCATTCGTCGGCAGGCTTCCCGCCGATGATGGGACGGAGCGATGGATCACCACGCAGGCGCAGCAGGATTTCCCGCTGCAGCGTCTCCGGCAGGTTGCCGAAATCCACATGCCCGTCATGAAGCAGTGCTGCCCTGGCTGAGTCGGTATCCTCCGGGGCGAGCCTGCGCTTGTAGAGCCGGTGGGTCTCACCGAGATGACGGGAAAGATGGCGTCGCAGGTACCCGGCTGGCATCCATTCCTCAGGCACCAGGATGTTCTGATAGATCGGACGGTCGCCGGACCGCGGATGGGTTTCGAGTTCCCTCCCGATGACCGGCTTTCCGAACGCTGCGGCCTCAGGAAAGATCATGCCGAATCCCTCCGCCACGGACGTCGTGATGAAGTGGGTGGAGGCCGCAATCCATGAGGCGTAGGAAGCATCGTTTTCCCCATGAGGCACGGTGCGGTCCACCACCCCGAACTGGACGGGCAGTTCCAGTTCCTCTGCCAGCCACTTCCAGTGGTCGTGGATGGCGCGCGCGGCCGGATCTTCCGGTGCGCGTGTGATGGCGAAGCGGGTGCCCTCCGGCGCGAACATGGACAGCAGCAGCAGCTCTCCCAGATTCTTCCGCCGGATGGCCCGCGTGGGATAGAGGATCAGCGGTGGCTTTTCCTGCGGGGCAGGGGGGAGGGGGGGCGCAGTGGGGATGGGGTTCGGAAGTAGGATCGCGTTCTCCTCCGGCAGCCCTGCGGCCAGGAACCGGTGATGGTCCGTTCCGTTGATGAACGCATAGCGGACGCGCGGTGACAGCGGATAGAGCCACGGTTGCTCCGCCACCAGCGGATGGTTCCCCGGTCGCCCGTCCTCCACCAGATCATGGAGTTGCAGAACCAGCCGTTCTCCCGCCTCCGCCAGCAGGGACACCACGCGGGGCATGAGGATGTTTTTGCCCAGAGAGTGGTTGTGGAAATGCCAGACGTCCGGTGGGCCGCCCAGGGCATCCGCCGCCGCCTTCCGCATCTCCTCGAGCAGGGCCTCCGCCGGGCGCGCGCTGGTCCGGAGGTAACGGAGATCCGGGACGATCCGTACCGGGAGATCCTCCGCAGGCGCGTTGCCGCACAGCACCAAATGGTGCACTCCAGCCGCCGCCAGCCCGCGGCACGCGGCGCGGATGATGGTGGTGACCCCGCCGGGTGACAGGTGGTAGTGGACGATGGCGATGCGCATGACGGCCCGGCGGCGGTTCGCGGGAGGCTACCGGCTAATTATCTTTTGTTAGACCCATTGCCAAAACAAACTGCCGAAATGCAATTCAACCGCAGATGAACGCGGATGTACGCAGATCGAAGAGATCCATCCAAATCCTCTTATTTATCTGCGTACATCCGCGTTCATCTGTGGTTGAAAATCTCTTCTCTCACGAGGGTAGGAACTTGCACTAGGTAGGATTAAGCGGTTTCACGAAATGGAATCCCCAGATCTCGAATCCCAGACGGTGGTAGAGCCGGTGGGAGGGGTGGTTCGAGGTGTAGCTGTCCAGCACGAGGATCTCACAACCCTCCGCCCGGGCGGCCGCCTCCAGATCTCCGATCAGGCGCGTGCCGATCTTCGCGGAACGGGCGTCAGGGTGGACCACCAGGTTGTCCACCTCCAGATACTTGCCGCACCAGACCTTGGTGGCGATCCACGCTCCGGTCAGCCCCACCAGCCGGTCACCGGAAAAGGCGCCCGTCAGCCGGTAGTGCGGATGCTCCGCGAGGATGGTGGCGAGGCGTTCCCGCAGTGTCCCGCAGGGTGTGGATGGATTCAGGAAACCCAGCAACTCCGCCGCGGCGGGCAGATCCGCGCCGCCCAAGGGCCGCAGGGTGAGGGGTTCCATGGCAGGAAGGGATGACTCAGGGAGCGGGCGCGGGTTTGATGGAGATCATCAGCGCGTTCTCCGCGGCGAGATGCTTCTTCGCCAGCGCGTTGATCTCCTTAAGGTTGATCGCGCGGTAGTCCTCGTCGCGGGTGCGGGCTAGGTCCAGCCGCTTCGGATCCGCCTGGGACTGGCTGAGCACGGTGCTGAGCCAGTAGCCGTTGTCGCGGGTGGACTTATCCAGCATCCCCAGCGTCGGCTTCAGCGCGCGGTCCAGTTCGTCGTCGGTCGCGCCCTTTTCGGAAAGCTCGTGGGCGATGTCCCGCACCGTCTTCAGCAGCAGCTCCAGGTCCTCCGGCTTGCCGACGCTCTGGCCGATCACGTAGCCGAAATTGTCCAGCGCATCGGATCCGGAGGCACCGGCGTTCGGGCTGTATGAGGCTCCCAGTTTCTCGCGGATCTCCTCGCGGATGCGGTTCTCGAAGATGGTGGAGAGGATGTTGAGGCGGCGGAACTCCGGGATGTTGTTCCGCATGCCGCCGGTCTTCCACACGGTGGAGGCGACGGCCTGCGGGATCTTCGATTCGAAGGTGAAGGTCTTCTCGCCGGGTGCGTTCGGGAACTTCACCGTGCGCGCCGCGTCGAGCGGGGCGGGGGCCGCGGCCCGCGCCGGGAGCGCGCCGAAGGTCGAAAGGATGCCGGGCAGCACCTCATCCACCGTGAAGTCACCCACGATGCTGAGCTCCAGGTAGCCCTTCGTCAGTTCCGGGGTGAGCCACTTCTTCGCGTCCGCGATGGTGTAGGAGGCCAGCTTTGCCTGCGGTGCCACGGAGAAGCGGGCGTCGCCGCCGTGCAGCCACGCGTTCATCTCCTGCTCCGGGCCGGAGGTGGTGTGTTTCAGTTGCTGGTAGATCGTCGGGATCATCTTCTGGAACTGCCACAGCCCCTCGTTCCGGTAGCCCGGATCCGTCAGGGTGGCGGCCAGCAACTGCAGTTGCAGCAGGAAGTCCGCCGGAGTGGTGGTGCCACCGAGGATGAAGGCGTCCTCTCCGATGCCGAAGCCGCTGTTCACGTTCTTCCCGGCCAGGATGCGCTGCAGATCGTCGTTGGAGTGCTTGCCCAGGCCGCCGCCGTCAAACACCGCGGAGGCGAATGCGTCGAACATCGGGCTGTCCTTTGGCTGGCTCAGTTGCCCGGAACCGATGCGCGCGGAGACGCGGATCTTGTTCTTTTCGAAATCCGTCGGCTTCAGGTTCACCCGGATCTTGTTGGAAAGCACCAGTTGGGTGATGCCCAGGTCAGCGACTTCCTTGCGGGTGGCCACTGTACCCGGCTTGCCGAAGTCCGTGTAGCCGAATGGCTCGACGGCCTTCGCGGCGGGGGCTTCCACCGGTTGGCCGGTCGCCTCCTGATAGAGGGATGCCAGGGTGCCCTCCGCGCCTTCCGGCTTCTCCTTGGTGGTCAGTGTCAGGTGGTAGCCCGGTGCGTTCCAGAACGCTTTGAACGCTTCGTGGATCCCGGCGAGATCGATGGAATCGAGCGCCTTCTTTGCGATCTCCAGGTTCGTCTCCGGGGTGGAGAACACCTTGTCGTCATTGATCATTCGGGCGAGGGAGGAAGCCAATCCCTCCGACTTCCGGGTGGGTTTCTGCTTCACCGCCTGCTCGTAGGCGTTGATCAGGTTCGCCTTCGCCTCTGCCAGTTCAGCTTCCGTGAAACCATGCTCCAGAGCGCGGCGGAACTCGTGCTCCAACACCGGCACCGCTTCCTGCCAGCGGTCGTCCGCTGCGGTCACGTCGATGGAGCCGAGCTCCAGGTAGTTGAACAGGTCGAAGTCACCCGCCGAGCCGGTCGTGATCGGGGAGTTCTCTTGCTTCGCCAGTTGGTCGAAGCGTCGGGAAAGGATGGAATGCGCCAGCCCCCGAGGGATGCGCTCCGTGCGGTTCGCCGCCGTATCAGGCTTCTGGACGAACGGGCGGGTCAACATCAGGGAGACTTCCGTGGAGTCCACTTCCTTGTCCGCGAAGACGCTGGCCTCGATGCCCTCCGGCGACTTGATCGGTCCCAGATCCGGATTCTTCCCGGGATCCGCGGGGTTCTTCATATCGCCGAAGACGGCTTCCACCCGCTTTGCGATCTCAGCAGCGTCGATGTCGCCCACCACCACGAAAGTCATCCGCTCCGGGGTGTAGTAACGCGTGTAGAAGTCGGTGAAGCGCTCGCGGGACGCGCCCTTGATCACTTCCTCCGTGCCGATGGGGAAACGCTTCGCCACCAGGGAGCCGGGCAGGAATTTCTGGTACTGTTGCTCCATCAGGCGGTAGTCCACGGAGTCACGGCTCATCTTTTCCGAAAGGATCACACCGCGCTCCTTGTCGATCTCATCCGCCTCCAGCTTCGCGCCATCGCCGAAGTCGCGCATCACGGTGAAGCCCAGATCCAGGGTGTCCTTCGACAGGTCCGGCAGGTCCAGCATGTACACCGTCTCGTCGAACGAGGTGTAGGCATTCGCGTGCGCGCCGAAGGCGATCCCCAGCCGCTGCATCTTCGGGATAAGCTCCGCGGACGTGAAGTTCTTCGATCCGTTGAACACCATGTGCTCCAGGAAATGCGCCAGTCCCTGCTGGTCATCCGCCTCCATCAGAGAGCCGGCGGCCACGTGCAGGCGCATGGACACGCGCGTCGGCGGCTCCACGTTCGGGTAGATGATGTAACGGAAGCCGTTCGGCAGCTTGCCGAAGGTCGCACCCTCGTCGGGCTTGATGTCAGAGGCTTCCTGCGGCCATGGCTTTGCCGCCACGGGTGCCGGCGCCGCCGTCGGAGCGGGGACTGTTTCGGCCGTGGCGGCTGGCTTCTGCTCGGCCGGAGCGGCCGCCGCAGGTGGTGGATCCGCCGGTTTTTCCTGCTTCGGGCGCAGGGACAGGACCGTTGCGGTCACTGCCAGGATGAGGACGAGGATGAGCGGCGTGGCCTTCTGCATGGGGAAGAAAATGGAGGTTGTGTGGCGGGGTGGCAACGTCGAAAGCGGCACCGCCCGGAGCCGTTGTCCATGGGCCGCGAAAAGATCTTTGAAATCGGTGTTGCATTCCCCCGGCGCGCATGCTGTTTTGTGCGCCCCGGCGCGACCCGCCGGAAAAAGTCATCAGCTCGGATGGCGGAATTGGTAGACGCGCTAGATTCAGGTTCTAGTGGGGGCAACCCCGTGGAGGTTCGAGTCCTCTTTCGAGCACTTCTTTAGGTAGAACGAGTTAGGGAGCCATCAAGGCTCCCTTTTTCGTTTATGTGGCCTGACTTTCGTTCGTTTATGCTACTTCTTATGCTAGCAGTTGCGCGAGGATTGTCTGACCAGTTCCAGCTCGTCATAGCTCTTCGCACCACTTTAGCATCGGAAGAACGACCGGACTTCTGACCCTGGCAGGCCGTGAGATCCGGGGAGTGAAAAGGTGACGAACTTTTTTCGGAAAAGTGCGTTGACCCGGTTGTCAGTATCTCGTCGCCGGTATAAAAGAGTACGTCCGTTGATTGCTCTGTCGGTGTCCAAAACCGGGGGGGAGGGAGGCCTAACATGAAGCGTAAGTTCCGCAAGGAAGGAGCGCAGAGGCAAAATACCCACGCGGTTGGCTGTCTCGGTCATGGAAGGTTCCGCCAACCGCCCTCACTAGAATGACATATACCACAAAGCAGTGTAAAGCCGCCTCCTCGGAGTCGACTAAAAACCAAAATAGCACAGGCGATCAGTCCACAGTCCCCAATTCGGGGATTGCGGAACGAATCCTCACTGTTGAAGAGGCTGTCCAGACGAGTTCTGGCAAAGATCCTCGGAATCAGTCAGTCGGACTCGACGATTTGCTCCGAGAATTTGAGAAGAAGCCTACCCCCAAAGGAGTTTCTCGGAAGGTCGTCAAATCTCTACTCTCAGATCAACCCAGCAAGTATCAGCTTGGCGGATTCTCCAGACGCCCCGCTCGCCCTGCTCCCAAGGCAGGAGCGTTTGGAACCTCCAAAGCGCAGAAAGCGAATTTCGACAGCCAAAAGCGGTCGGGGAAACACGGCCTCGATGCCTACATGTCGAGAATGGGACATGCTTCCGTCACCATGATGGACGCTTTGGCTCGGAGGCACGGAGTTCCCTACGAGCTCTCCCTGCCTTGCATGCTGCATGTCCTCAGCCTGTCCCTCAGCCCGCGTCTGCAGGTCCGCGAAGAGGATTTCTCGTCCACTCCGGTCCTTCAGATCCAGGTAGGGGCTTTTCCCAAGGTTGGAAAGTCCCTCGCCTACACTGCGATTGTCGGTACCCTTCACAGGCTGATCGACGCTTGCGTGTTTCCCGACATTCTCCAGAATGCGTTCACCGAAATCGGTCTTCTCCGGGCTGCCAACTCTGACTCCTGGAACTCGGTGGGGGTCTCGGATCCGGATGGTAGCCAGATCATCCGCACGATCACCGTGGATTCTGGAAAGGCGGCCTTCGCCCTGGACTTCCATGCAAAGGGCTTTTGCGGCGAGCGTTACGAACGGGTGACGGCGGAGGGTAAGGACACCATTCCGCATCTCCATCTGGGTACGCTTGTGATGGTTCAACCGGAGAGAATCACGGACTTCTTTGGAAGTACCAGGGTTCGTGAAAAGGGACTGATC comes from the Luteolibacter sp. SL250 genome and includes:
- a CDS encoding M16 family metallopeptidase codes for the protein MQKATPLILVLILAVTATVLSLRPKQEKPADPPPAAAAPAEQKPAATAETVPAPTAAPAPVAAKPWPQEASDIKPDEGATFGKLPNGFRYIIYPNVEPPTRVSMRLHVAAGSLMEADDQQGLAHFLEHMVFNGSKNFTSAELIPKMQRLGIAFGAHANAYTSFDETVYMLDLPDLSKDTLDLGFTVMRDFGDGAKLEADEIDKERGVILSEKMSRDSVDYRLMEQQYQKFLPGSLVAKRFPIGTEEVIKGASRERFTDFYTRYYTPERMTFVVVGDIDAAEIAKRVEAVFGDMKNPADPGKNPDLGPIKSPEGIEASVFADKEVDSTEVSLMLTRPFVQKPDTAANRTERIPRGLAHSILSRRFDQLAKQENSPITTGSAGDFDLFNYLELGSIDVTAADDRWQEAVPVLEHEFRRALEHGFTEAELAEAKANLINAYEQAVKQKPTRKSEGLASSLARMINDDKVFSTPETNLEIAKKALDSIDLAGIHEAFKAFWNAPGYHLTLTTKEKPEGAEGTLASLYQEATGQPVEAPAAKAVEPFGYTDFGKPGTVATRKEVADLGITQLVLSNKIRVNLKPTDFEKNKIRVSARIGSGQLSQPKDSPMFDAFASAVFDGGGLGKHSNDDLQRILAGKNVNSGFGIGEDAFILGGTTTPADFLLQLQLLAATLTDPGYRNEGLWQFQKMIPTIYQQLKHTTSGPEQEMNAWLHGGDARFSVAPQAKLASYTIADAKKWLTPELTKGYLELSIVGDFTVDEVLPGILSTFGALPARAAAPAPLDAARTVKFPNAPGEKTFTFESKIPQAVASTVWKTGGMRNNIPEFRRLNILSTIFENRIREEIREKLGASYSPNAGASGSDALDNFGYVIGQSVGKPEDLELLLKTVRDIAHELSEKGATDDELDRALKPTLGMLDKSTRDNGYWLSTVLSQSQADPKRLDLARTRDEDYRAINLKEINALAKKHLAAENALMISIKPAPAP